A region of the Spirochaetota bacterium genome:
TACTTTTTTCATATCTTGGGAATTCTTATAGTTATCAATTCAGGATAGGTATAGTCAAGTATCGCGGAGGGGATTGGTATAACAACATTGATGGTGTTAAGAACCTTCTTAGAGAGGTTGAGAGAAGGACGAAGATAAAGGTTGTTCTTGAACCGGGTCTTGTTGAACTGAGTTCTAGAGAGATATTTGACTACGACTTTCTTTACATTAGTGGTCATACACCTATAAATTTCAATGAAAGGGAGATTAAGAATTTGAGAGATTACTTAATACTGTATGGTGGTTTTGTTTTCGTGAATGATGACTATGGAATGGATAAGAGTTTTAGAGAGGAGATAAAGAAAGTTTTTCCGGAATACCAACTTACTCCAGTTCCTTACGAGCATCCGATATACAATATATTTTACAAGTTTCCTAGAGGTCTTCCAAAGAT
Encoded here:
- a CDS encoding DUF4159 domain-containing protein, with translation MFLRFLLLVVILFSYLGNSYSYQFRIGIVKYRGGDWYNNIDGVKNLLREVERRTKIKVVLEPGLVELSSREIFDYDFLYISGHTPINFNEREIKNLRDYLILYGGFVFVNDDYGMDKSFREEIKKVFPEYQLTPVPYEHPIYNIFYKFPRGLPKIHEHDGGPPEGFGIFINGELRLFYAYNTDIGDGWDSFEVHNNPEEVRESAIRMGINIVLYSITRSKLGNLN